The following is a genomic window from Antechinus flavipes isolate AdamAnt ecotype Samford, QLD, Australia chromosome 3, AdamAnt_v2, whole genome shotgun sequence.
TTGGGAAATCTGGCAATAGCTTCATGTGAAGACCAAGTTACCCCCCTGGATACcctagaatcagccggagtcaggataagcaaaagtccttggtctttattcttggtctttagaggtaggagtgaACTGGATAgacacaggatctccacgacctccttcttcctcgtctatggccaaagtgaccctggctgaTCTTACTCCACtccccagtccctcctacaattctctgtatacaccaattatcgagccagcacaggatagtgggaagggccatgttccagcatatgcttatagagtagtgtccaatcggtaattagccttaagtgggTCTGACCTCAGtacatgaactcaagagtttcaaccTTTTACAGCTTCATTATAAATCGGGATAACGGGCTTTGGGGATGAAACAGTGGTTTTCGATTCCTCATCTTGGGTCCCTAgagagcaaaaggggaaagaaagcaaaattggaTTGGAAGCTGTTAGGAAGTGAAgggcttttctttaaaaaaaaaaaaaaagcagagtgccttttaaaaataaatatggcaAGCTCTCTGGGAAATTCCtgggaaagatggaaagatgcTGGAAATCATGCCTTAGGTTTGAGGCTGTGGGATGTCCAGAAGCCACATCCCAAGGGCTTGGCTTTTGTCCTTATGTGACTGTTCTGTGACCGGGATTTGTCACTGTCCTTACTGACCCCAGACCTTCCCTCCTCAAGTATCACAGGACAATGACAAGGTCATAGGTGGGGAGGAGTGTCGTCCCCACTCCCAGCCATGGCAGGTGGCACTCTTTGAAGGGAGTCGCTTCAACTGTGGGGCTTCCCTCATCTCCAACCAGTGGGTGCTCACTGCAGCCCACTGCAACACAGGGTATGGATACTGGGGTCTGGTCTctagtggggggaggaggagggcagATACCAGAGGATCTGGAGGCTTGGGTCCACAAGTGGATAGAGATTGGGGACAGGAGTACTGGGTTCTCATGTTAGCTCTGTCTGCCACTAATTGGCTGGTGGACCATGGGGAAATAACTGATCTGAATCTCagctttccccatctgtaaaatggcatgATTGGACTGGATGATATTGAAgattcttctccctctctaaaCTCGTGTCCTTTGTCTATGGCTCCTGAGAAGGACAGTGAGACTCTAGGACACAGATTTATGGGTAGATGAGGTGAAGTGGATTGTGGGACAGAATTTTGGGGGATTGAAATGTTTTGGTCTCCAAAAAGAAGGGCAGTATTAGGGATATTTAGGCTCCTGAGGTGGTATGAATTAGGGGAAGGAGGTCAGGCAGGCTTCCTGGGACCATGGTGGGGAGATAACCAGGACTCCCTGGTCCTTTATCAGTGTGGGAGATGAGTGGGTTTCAAAGTCAGAGATGTGAAACTGGACTAGTCAGTTAAGGGAGCTGGGACTTAGGGATGAAGGGGTCTGGAGTCCTGAAGGGGAAAGGGGATTTGCACTCACCGATCCCTAAGTGGGCCAGGCCTGGGGATCAGGCCGGCCACCGGTTGGTCACCTGATTTGTCTCACAGCAAGATACGGGTCCGGCTTGGGGAGCACAACCTGCGTTTGTGGGATGGAGTGGAGCAGCTGCGTGGAGTGGCCCACGCTTTCCCCCACCCTCGCTACGAGAAACGTGGCCACCACGATGACATCATGCTCCTACGCCTCAACCGACCGGTCTGCCTCTCGGACAGTATCCGGCCCGTGGCCTTGCCCACCCGCTGTCCCCGGAAAGGGGAGCAGTGCGTGGTCTCCGGCTGGGGTCTGGTGGCTGAATTCAAAAATGGCAGCCAAGGTGCCCAGGGAGACCGAGGTAcatggaaaggaggaggagggcccTGCAGATTCGGATGCCCGAGTTAATAAGATGCTAGAAAGCAGAAAAGAGCACTATCCTTGGGGACCCCAAGTTGTAGAGGGGTCCGGacttggggaagggaaggagctgATGTCCACAGAGATTCCAAATTGTGGAAAGACCAGATAGATGGGTCACCCATCTTCAGAGTGGTTCAGCTCTGAATACAGTAGGGCAGAGGATCTACCTGGCATACCTAGGGTTAAACTGTAAGTTTGGGTGATCAAATGCCTTGTAGACATAGACAAAGACTTCTGAGTCCCTCAAGTTAGGGTGAACTATGGCCCTTAACCCTTAGGTCACAGGGAAGGGCCTTTCCTAAAAGTCCTGGGGCCTGAAATACTTTACAAAAGATCGGGATGATATCATATCCATACCTGGTTGGAGGTGTAGTCCTGGAGAAGTGGGAGGAGACATCCCAATTTGGGAACAGGAATGGAGGTTTAAACTTGGGGTCCCTTCCTAGCTGCTACACCCAAGGTGAAGCTCCCAAACACTCTGCACTGCGCTAACATCAGCATCCTCCCGACTGCTTCTTGTAACACGGACTATCGAGGGCAGGTGACAGAGACCATGGTGTGCGCCGGCGTGGAGGGAGGAGGCACTGATTCGTGTGAGGTCTGAGCTCTGGAGCTTCTATTCATCCTGGGAGAGACTGGGAAGGCTGTTCTgtggggaaggaaatgaggatGCAGCCGGGAAGGGGTTTAGGCTTGGTGGGTTTGGACTTGAGGATGAGTGGCaatggggatggggatgaggTAGGGATAGAGTGGTGATGGACTTGGAATTGGGCTGTTGGATATGAGGGGAGTGGAAGTAGGGCATGAGGATGTGGTTGGAGGAAGGTCACGACCGCAGCTTTCTTTTTGTTGCCTTTTCTTCCCACAGGGTGATTCAGGAGGACCCCTGGTCTGTGGGGGAGCTCTGCAGGGTATCGTCTCATGGGGTGATGTCCCCTGTGACACCACAACCAAACCAGGGGTCTACACCAAAGTGTGCAAATACTTGGGTTGGATTCGGGATGTAATGAGGAAGAACTGAGCAGGATCCATGCTCATGGTAGCTGTTCATACTTCCCCCGTGGACTCCCTGGGACTTCTTCATGTCTGGAGCAAGACAGAAATCTGACTCCTTAAACTTCTGGTCCAAAGAATTGGAGATTGACCAagaaaaatgcttcattttaagAACCTGGAGTTCTCCGTTAAGATTCTGTCCAAAGTTACTACGTAATCAAGAATCTGGAACTTGTCCCTAAGATTCTGTCCAACGTTACCATGTAATCAAGAATATAATTTAAACCACTCCACCTGGCCTTTCTGAGTCTTCATGTCAAGTCACCAagtaataagcacttattaagtacttactgtgtaccaggcattgtgttcTGATTGAGGGTGTGATCAGAGTGGATCAGATAGAGTAAAAAGCTAAAAGAGATAGAATTCTGGATAGAGTTAGGAAAAAGTCTGAGACTAGACTTAACTAGCCTTTATGACTGTaggcaaatgacttaatttctgtctagctcagtttcttcatctataaaatggggatgataataatagccttCCCACTCAGAATTGttgcaaaaatcaaatgagataaaatttataaagagctttgttaaaatgctaaacaaatactagctattattgtttGTGTTGAGGCCTGAAAACCAGCCCTTTCTTTGCTACTTCTCATTATTTTAATTGCTCTTTAGGGATAGAGGCAACGCAATGGGGtaaattctacaaatattatccccGTTCACCTCATTCTACCATTGACTTGTGCTCTTCTTTGTTCAtctctcttttgttgttgtgAATCATTTTTGGTCTTTCtctagtcagtcagtcagtcggTCAGTCAGTCAGTAACCAAGCTTTCATTAGGCTCCACCAGACACCATGCTAAATGAGCTCTGGAGAATTCAAATTCCCATAGttccctccatttctccctccaATGCTATCTCCTCATttccttctattcctttttcagttttctccttcatttccatCACTGGCTTCTATTTAATTCTCCTGTTCACCTCGATTTCTCCTTATACACTTCTAtttcattcaaaaagcatttatttaagctCTGTGGTAAGTCTTGGGGATGTAAAATTACATATAGAATTAAATACAGAaggttcctaccctcaaggaggcCACATTCTACTGAGAGTAAATCAATGtattatatatagtcatatatatatatataatatatatatgtagtatatacatagatagctagataataatagctaaaaattttatagcacccattatgtgccagatacttcTTAAGGgctttataatttttctattttattctcacagCCATCCTGGGAAATAGGGACTataatcattcccattttacagatagagaaacagaggcatacaggattaagtgacttgcccagaatcacttaGCTTGTAAGCATCTGGTCGTTCTGAAgccaggccagtgctctatcatACCACCTAGCTGAAGCCATGGGGAAAATATGTAATTAGCCTCTGTTTTGGAGGCTTTCAATGCCaaataaggttttaaaaaattgactttcCTTACCTTTATTCACCTCCATCTTCTCCCTTCCACTACCAACACCAAtccatttttgatttttatttcttatcttccCATTCTCTGGCTTTTTACTGGGATGGTAGAGGTCCAGGGGAATGGTAGAGCTAACTATCCTTGATATCTGGGGCTGGGGACAGGCACCTGGCCAGAAAATCTAGCTGAGAATCACCTCAAGTTGTGTGTGGGGTTCAGTGCCAGATCTAAAAACAATCTTTGGACATTGATGCAGAGTTTGAGGtgtgaaggggaagaaaggaaggaagccgAAGCGGGAAATAGTATCGCTTGTATTTTCCCGATGCTTGTGGGATGCTAACTTGACAAACATGGGACAAGAGGTCATGACTTCTTTCAGAACAGAACCACTCCCCATCCTGGCCCCCAAGTCCCAGCATGTAGCTTTAGCCCTAGTCCTCACCCTGTTTCTAGTTAGCACAGGTAAGATGGAAAGGGAAAGCTGAGAGTCCAGCGCAATAGTGGGGCAGGGAAAGAGATGGATCCCTGGTTCCGAGTCCCCTGGCCGaacctcctttttctcccccagAGAACTCcagctcttttcattttctctgtaaaatCCAGATCTGCTCAACTTTGCCTCTTAGCTGTTCTAACTATTCTGTAGCCTCACACCCATATCAAGCTGCCTTGTACAAATCTGGTACATGTAGAAATATCTTCCTCACTCCCAAGTGGGTGCAGCCTGCTGCCTACCATAAGACTGAGGGAGTTCAAGAGCTTTCCCCTCTGTCCTAAttccccttttcccattttcctcctctgtctaGGTCATTTGTACCTGtcttctgtgtctgtctctgtccatccCATGATCTTCATTGATCTGCTGTTATCTGATTCTTTGTCATTCCCCTTTTGTCCGTGTCAGATATTTGTCTCACTGTCCCTATAGTCCCTATTTCTGTCATTCTCTTCGTCTCAATTGGCCATGCCTGCGTCTGTCGCTGTATTATATAGCAATTTATCTCTGCTCTTTCCGTTGGCTGTCTTTCTCTGGTACTCTCAGATAACACCTGGTGAACCGGGGAGGCGAGGAATCTGCACTCCAAATCTGGGGCAGAGGGGgtcaaagaggaagagagaaggcttCTGGGACATTGGCATCCCTGGCCAGCTGACAGTAACCTCCCAGGCTGTGTGGGAAAAGGGAAATGCGAATGGATGGAGAGACATGGGGTAGGCAGGCAGCTTCAGGGAAAGATCTCCAGGTCTTTCTCCCCAAACTTAATCCTCCTGGCCACTCttcatttctcattatttctctcctttgcttcttcctctgtcCTGATTTCCTGCTGTCATTTCCCTGCTCTTtacctctcctctttcctccattCTATTGCTCATCTTACCTCCCTCTCTTTGtccatctctccttttattcactcctccctctacctcctttTCTCACATCTGAGTCTCCTGTTGTTCTCCCTCTTTCCATTctcattcttccattttttcctggaCCTATTCTGGCCTTTCtacctcccctcccttctctatttctcttttttctctcttttccctttcatctaACTTTTCTTGCTCCttgttctgtttctctttctctcatgtccttcttccatcttttccccttctcccccttccatttttttaaatctcttgtcCCTTTTCTCTCCACTTCTACTATCTTCTCTTTGTggcttttcattatcttttctccatttttaccttttctcatCTCTTGCCTAGTTCTCATAAGACCTGGCTGGGCTGGCCGACCTCACAGGAAGAGAATGGCAAATCATTGCCGGTGAAAACTAGCTTCATCCGGTCTTGTTTCAACTAATGCCTCCTGAATGTCACTAGTTTGGCTATCTGAAGCCATGACACGGTGCTACATTTGGTCTTTCCAGTCAGGTTCAATAGGTTCATTCGGTCTCTCTGACCCTGCAATATTCAGAACCTGCCCCGGGCATCATCTGCCGGGCTTCAGGCTGGGATAGTATGACCAGTCCCAATAGGATCGACACCTGACTTCCTGTTGAGCAGGGGGCTACAGCAGAATAGTTGGGTCCCTAAGgagcaaagaactagagaaatgaGGATGGCTGGATTATTGAAGGAAACATTAATTGGGGAGTCAATGAGAGCTCTTGAAATTTCAGATGACAGGATCAGAGAAATCAGAGTCCTTactaagggaaggaaggaatggggaTTGGCCACTTGGGTCTCTGGGGTAGAGCTGGGAAAGCcccagggagagaggaagggtcTTGGATGTGCCTAAGTACAGGAATACTTTGTATTCCTAAGTACAAAATAGGAATATTTAGGGTCCTGTGTTCCCCGGGGCTGTTGGAGAGCTAAAGGATTATCTCCAATATGGTTCTGGACctgacttttccttctttccccagaAACCCTCCCCACTGAGCTGAATTATATTGATTGGGAAATCCTCCCCAACCAAATCTGATGTTCACCCCTAGAACATGACCCGGTACAATGCTGTGTGCCGGAAACGTAGCTGGGAGACAGGATGTATACCTAGTGAGTTTTCTCCAAAGCCTGGGAGTTGTATGGTTCTTTGCGACAGGTGACCTCAGAGCTGACAGAGAATCCTGACCATCTCTCAGTCCTTCCCTGTGAGCCTCTCCCCTTAGATCCAAGGACCTCATTTTTTGATTCGGTCAATGAGAGGGCTTGATCGCGGGCTCTTCAAGATTTCTTCCCAACTGCAAGTGTAAGGATCAGTAGCCTTCCTTTTCAATCCCCAATAACTCAGGCAGAAGTGGAGATCGAGACTGAGACATAAAGGCAGGTACAGGAACACGAATACAGAGGCGATGataaagagagactgagagagggaaggagggagaaaggaaaagggacgGTGAAAGCAaggaggagacagacagacaaagcaGAAGAAACAGCAACAGCGATaaccagagacagagactgagacggggagacaaagacagggacagagatacaaagtagagagagacagaaagacagagacggagagacaaggacagagacagaatttgagaCAGATACaaaaacacacagacacagaggcagagacaaagacatacagagaaacagagacagacacagtgTCTGAGAGATACAAGAggcagagacagtgacagagacagagagatggagactaaaacagagatagaaagacaataagagaaatagacagagactgggacagagacacaaagagaaacagagagatagagactgagacagagacagacggaGACAGAGGCGGGGGCCCCAGATCACTAGATTGTAGACGGAGCTGTCAGGGTCCTGAGAGCGCATTTATTCACATCCCGCTCCCTCTACTCCCTTTTTACAGCTAAAGCCCCCGAGGTCCCCACATTTAAGCGACCATTCTGCGGGCAATGGGTCCGGGCAGGCCGATTTTCCCGCTCCGCCCGTTCGCCCTTCTCTCGCTCCGCCCCCCGCCCCACCTGCCCCCAGCCCCAGGACACGGGACGGAAAGGCCTCGGACACGGAGAGGGGCCGGCGGGCCGGGTTTATTGGGAGAGGGGCCGAGCGAGTGCAGAGGGGCGGGCTACTCCGAGGCGTGGGACGCCAGCTGGAAGGTGGTCCGGCGCCTCCCCACGCGGAGGGTTTTCCTAGCGCCACGAAACTGGGGAGAGCGGATCTGCGGCAGCGGCGGGAACACGGACGGCGAGCGCTCGTGGAAGCCCGAGAGGGTCGAGACGGACGAGACGGACACGTCGAAGGTTTGCCGGTAGTTGATCAGGCAGAGGATGCCTGGAGCGAAGAGGGCGGAGATGCAGCTGGTCAGGCCGGAAGGGAGgcgagaagaggaggaaggaaagccCGAAGGGCGGGGTGGAGAGGGGCGGCCCATCCTCTCcagctccctcttctcttttccttcctctctctccgcCCCCGCCCTGGTATACTTCTCACCTGTGCTCCCAGCTCCTTTTCTGTCCTTCTCTCCCCTGcatcccctccctttcttctcccacccgcgtcccttccttctcccacccgcatcctttccctttcttctcccacccGCGTccccccctttcttctcccacccGCGTccccccctttcttctcccacccgcgtcccttccctttcttctcccacccgcgtcccttccttctcccacccgcatcctttccctttcttctcccacccacatcccttccctttcttctcccacccACATCCTCTCTCTTACTTCTCCCACCTgcatccccttccctttttctctcacctctgtctcctcttccccccccctttcttctcccagTCCTCTGTTTTCTCTTTACAGCTCTCGtcatccctttcctctcctcccactcCTCGCCCCCCCAACCCCTCTCGGCTCTCATctgtcttctctccctttcctctatcCCCTCTCTTTCCCGCTTACCTGAGAGGAACTGCAAAACGGAGCTACACCAGCACAAATAGTAAGGGACAACGAAGGTGACCTTGATCGGGGAGAGGAAACGGCATTCGAGGGTGAAGAGCAGCATACTAAGGAAAATCAGGACCCCTGTGCTCCGGTGGGGCCAGAGACACAGAGGCCTTGAGAGGCTCAGAGTATTTTCTTACTCCCGTTGCGCCACCGCCTGCCCTCGGAGCTACACTAAAATGGACTGACCTCCTCCTCCAGAGACTGAGCTACCTCGAGAGACCCCAACAAGAGGACGGAAAGCTCTGAGAGACAGAATAGGAGATATTAAGAGATGGAGGGAGCAGAGGGccagagaaagaggggagaaccCTGTAACACCCCGGGAGGGAGACCCAAAGTTGGAGGCAGAGAGGGGTGCAGCCAACCAAACTGATATCCCAAAGGGTCTTCAGGTGGAGATGGAAGGACCCGGGACATAGAGACAGGAGCACACAGAGAACGAGAAAGAGGGACCCCCGAAAATAGACAGACCGGGGTGAAGTAGAATGTGAGACAGGGACTCTAAGACAGGAGCTGAGGTAGGACTGAGACCCACTGCCAAGGAGAGATGGGCCAGAAAGAGGCTCCATGGTTTCCCCTTTCCAATTGAGGCTTCCTCCATCCAAGTGTCATTAAGGCTCCTTTCTTAGATAATTCCCTATTCCCACCCTGGCCCAAATccatctcctcccttcttctgcACCTCAGGCCTGACCCCAGGTCCATCCTACCAGTAGTAAAGTTGAGGATACTAAAGACCAAATCACAGCGAACGATTCTTCGGAAGATGGGCCGGAAAGAGAAGCCCATGAAGAGGAGGCAGAAGATCTCGGAGCCCAGGGCGAGCATCATGAAGCCCATTCCCAGGTGTTTATTCACTGGAGAGAAGAAGTGATGTTGGTAGAGCCATTGGTCAGTTTCCTCCCAGACCCTTCCTCAGTGTAGGGATAGGGATGAGACTGGGATGGACTTAGGTATAGGGAAGATGGAGGTTAGGAATTGTGCGGAATCCTGGCCTCTGTCTTCCCATGATAGCCCCACCTGCCGGACGCTCTCATCCGTACCTGTAACCTTGCCTAGATCTGGGCAGGAGTGATACTGACAGTTGGTCCAGTAGCCCAGGGCTTCTTTGTAATTTTCTGTCACTTCAATGTCAGCCAGCCTTCCATCAAACAAAGAAAGCagcaaaagaaatgctaaaatacTGATGGAGAGAGCCCAGGCCCTTAAGACGAATCGATTTTCATTCCAGATGGAGGCAGGTAATCGAGACAGAATTTCTGGGGGGAGAGCAGGGTACAAAGGAGATTTATGTTCATTATGTGAAGTCCCAAGCCATTCATCCCCCAATCCCTTCTCCTAGTCCCCAAACTCATCCCCAATCCTATGCCTTTTCTTGATACTTTTTCTATTCTCCTGcccaaactttatttttatttgtgtcttcATCCAAGCtcactccacacacacacacacacacacacacatatatatgtatatgtatgtcttttctctcattttatcacCCCCAGTCCCACCCCACAGCCCACATCATCTCCTCTCATACTTAAATGtattttcctgactcctgatTCCAGAAAATAACATTATGCTTAGGAAGTACATAACACTTGAGCTGAGTTCTTGGGTACCTCCCCGCTCCAACTCCATTTCCATGGGTGTGCCTTTGTTTAGACCATCCCAGGAGACTAGAAGAGAATCTCTTTTCTATCACCAGAGATgagccttttttctcttttgttcaatCTCAGCTCATTTGCCACTTCTGGGAAGCCTTGAACTTCTCTTCCCTATGTGGAAAGGGGATTTTTCCTTCCTCATATGTTTCCCCATAATATCTTCCCTGGTTCtcctttatcttttataattttctcatatGTCAGAAGAATAATTAGTTTGTATGTCTGTAAGAGGCCCTGTTTcgtattttcctttgtattcccccATCACCTATATAAAGCATAAAGCATGGACTTGCCAATCCTAGGTGAATTAAATTCAACTTAGCAGAATTCTGGGTCTGTCATCGGATCATCTAGTCTGTTCTCATTTGCACATAGGAAAATGGAACaccacaaaaatgaaatcatttactCAAGTTCACATGAGTAGAAGGTGGCTAGATTCTCCAAATCCAGATCCAGTCTACTTTCTACTAGATCACATTATGAGGGAATTGAGCAAATAGTTAATTGTGTAATTTAAATGAACTCCATGACTCCATCTGGTGATTCAGTTCTGGAGCTAGTTTAGTTCCCTTTCTATTCCAGTTTCTGTCCTGTGAGAAAATTGTATTCAAATGggaatattgggaaaaaaaaaaaaaaaactttcttactTTGTTTGAACCTAGCCCTGAATAGCTGGGAAGCTGGAGCACCCCTAGCTGCTACTTAGATCCTTAACTAAGACATAGGTCATGCTGACCAAAAACCCAGTCAGACACAAAGATCGatgc
Proteins encoded in this region:
- the LOC127557580 gene encoding kallikrein-15-like, which codes for MHRLLTFFCLLTVTVSQDNDKVIGGEECRPHSQPWQVALFEGSRFNCGASLISNQWVLTAAHCNTGKIRVRLGEHNLRLWDGVEQLRGVAHAFPHPRYEKRGHHDDIMLLRLNRPVCLSDSIRPVALPTRCPRKGEQCVVSGWGLVAEFKNGSQGAPTPKVKLPNTLHCANISILPTASCNTDYRGQVTETMVCAGVEGGGTDSCEGDSGGPLVCGGALQGIVSWGDVPCDTTTKPGVYTKVCKYLGWIRDVMRKN
- the LOC127558207 gene encoding uncharacterized protein LOC127558207; amino-acid sequence: MDQAQTTRKKKFLNESFTPFKCTPTMQTRKSTGDSQVLGSTEILSRLPASIWNENRFVLRAWALSISILAFLLLLSLFDGRLADIEVTENYKEALGYWTNCQYHSCPDLGKVTVNKHLGMGFMMLALGSEIFCLLFMGFSFRPIFRRIVRCDLVFSILNFTTGVLIFLSMLLFTLECRFLSPIKVTFVVPYYLCWCSSVLQFLSGILCLINYRQTFDVSVSSVSTLSGFHERSPSVFPPLPQIRSPQFRGARKTLRVGRRRTTFQLASHASE